A stretch of DNA from Streptomyces rubradiris:
TCGATGGCGTCGCGGGCGTCCTGCTGGGTGGCGTGCCGGCCGGTGCCGATGACGGCCTTGTGGTTGTGCGGCTGGACCACCTGGAACGGCTCGCCGCCGCCCAGCCGCTTCTCGCCGCCGATGGTCATCGGCAGCTCGATCGGGTTCTCGGCCAGCTCCTTGAGCTTGGCCTCCAGCCGGAGGCGCTCGGGCGAGCCGGGGGCGTAGCCGTGCACCGGCTCGTTGACGGGGGTGGGGACCTGGGTCACAGCGTCCATGAGATCCGTAACTCCTTGTACGTGAGCGGGTGGTGGGCTCAGCCCTTGCTGACCATGGAACGGAGGAAGAACCGGAGGTTCGCCGGCTTCTCCGCGAGACGGCGCATGAAGTAGCCGTACCAGTCGGTGCCGTAGGCCGTGTAGACGCGCATGCGGTGGCCCTCGGCGGCCAGCCGCAGGTGCTCCTCGCCCCGGATGCCGTACAGCATCTGGAACTCGTACTCGTCGAGCTTACGGCCGGCCTTGTGGGCCAGCTCCTGGGCGATGGCGATCAGGCGGGGGTCGTGGGACCCGATCATCGGGTAGCCCGCGCCCTCCATCAGGATGCGCAGGATGCGCACGTAGGCCTTGTCGATCTCGTGCTTCTGCTGGTAGGCGACCTCGGCGGGCTCCTTGTAGGCGCCCTTGACCAGGCGGACCCGGCTGCCGGACTCGGCGAGGCGGCGGGCGTCGGCCTCGGTGCGGAACAGGTAGGCCTGGATGACGCAGCCGGTCTGCGGGAAGTCCTTCCGCAGCTCCTCGTGGATGGCGAACATCGAGTCGAGGGTGGTGTGGTCCTCGGCGTCCAGGGTGACCGTCGTGCCGATGGCGGCGGCGGCCTCGACGACCGGGCGGACATTGGCGAGGGCCAGCTCGTGACCGCCGTCCAGCGCTTGGCCGAACATGGAGAGCTTGACCGACATCTCGACCTTCTCGCCCAGTTCCAGGCCCTTGAGGTGGTCGATCAGCGCCAGGTAGGCGTCCCGGGCGGCGGTGGCCTGCTCCGGGGTGGTGATGTCCTCGCCGACGACGTCCATCGTCAGCTCCAGGCCCTTGGCCGTCAGGTCCTCGATGATCGGGACGATGTCGGCGACGGTCTCGCCGGGTATGAAGCGGTCGACGACCTGCTTGGTCACCGGGGCCGCCGAGATCAGGCGTCGCATCCGGTCGCTGCGCGACGCGGCGAGAATCACGGGACCCAGCACGGGGCACCTCCACAGACAAGCACCAAAGAGGCCGACACCCGACGATTCGG
This window harbors:
- a CDS encoding proline dehydrogenase family protein, whose product is MLGPVILAASRSDRMRRLISAAPVTKQVVDRFIPGETVADIVPIIEDLTAKGLELTMDVVGEDITTPEQATAARDAYLALIDHLKGLELGEKVEMSVKLSMFGQALDGGHELALANVRPVVEAAAAIGTTVTLDAEDHTTLDSMFAIHEELRKDFPQTGCVIQAYLFRTEADARRLAESGSRVRLVKGAYKEPAEVAYQQKHEIDKAYVRILRILMEGAGYPMIGSHDPRLIAIAQELAHKAGRKLDEYEFQMLYGIRGEEHLRLAAEGHRMRVYTAYGTDWYGYFMRRLAEKPANLRFFLRSMVSKG